DNA from Longimicrobium sp.:
GTGCGCCTTGCCGCCCTGGACCGCTTCCTCGCCAGCCGCCAGTCTACATCCCGCCGGCTCCGCTACGCCCTCCGCCCCGCCACCTACCGCCACCGGGCCGTGGACGACGTGGCGCACAGGCTGATGGTGGCGCTGGGGTACTTTTGAGTGCGTGAGTGCGTGAGTGCGTGAGTGCGTGAGTGCGTGAATGCGTGAGTGCGTGAGTGCGTGAGTGCGTGAGTGCGTTAGTGCGGTTTGTTCGTGTCATCCGGCCTGCCGATGTCCTCCACCCCCGACTGTCCCGCCGAGTTAATCCGCTCCTGGGCCTCTGAACCATGTCTGCGCTCCGTGCTTCCAACGAGGGACTCCGCCACTGGTCGTTCCGCCGCAAGCTGGTGAGCGGCCTCGCGGCGCTGTGCGCGGTCGCCGCGCTGGCGCTGGCCGCCCTCACCTGGAGCGCCGCGTCGGAGCGGGGGATCGCGCAGCGGGTCGCTCGCCAGGAGCTCCCCGGACTGGGCCTCGTGCTCAACGTGGACCGCGATGCGCACCAGGTGGTGCTCGCGCTGCACAAGGCGGCCGGCTCGCCCGACCCGGCCGCGCGCTCGCGCTGGCTGGACACATATGCCGAGAACATTACCCAGACGCGTGAGCGACTGAAGACGTACCGGGCTCTCCCCCGGGTGCGCGAGGGGAGTGGCGAGCTCCTCGACATCGCGGACCGTACGCGCGACTCGCTGCAGATGCTTGGCGATGAGATCGCGGCGCTGGCACGCGGGGGCCAGCTCGCCGCGGCCGCCGGACGGCTTCCCGAGCTCGAAGTGAAGCTGGAGCGCCTCAGAGATCCGCTCGGCACCCTGGAGGAAGGGCACGAGGCGGACACCGAAGCCCTCTCTCGCCGTGCGCGGACCGCGGCCTGGGTCTCCTGGGCGGCGACCCTCGCATCCCTCCTCCTGCTGGGCCTTGCGGTCGGCGCGATCGCGCGGGAGATGGAGCGCCAGGTGACCGTGCCCATCACACGACTCGTCCAGGTGGCCGAGCAGCTTGCGCGGGGCGATCTGGATGTGGACGTCGGACGGGACCGCGAACGCCGCGACGAGATCGGCCGCCTCTCCAGCGCGATGCAGACGACGGTGGAGTCGGAGCGCGAGATCGCGCGAGTCGCGGCCCGCGTCGCCGCCGGAGACCTGTCGGTGCGGGTGACGCCGCGCTCCGCGCAGGACCGGCTGAGCGCCGCGCTGGCCGAAGTCGTCGAGTCCGAGCGCGAGATGGCGCGCATCGCGGAGCAGATCGCGGCGGGCGACCTGACCGTCACTGTGCCGCGGCGCTCGGGTGAGGATGCGCTCAGCGCCGCGCTGACTTCGATGGTGGAGCGGCTCGCGACGGTGATCTCCGACGTGCGCACGGGGGCGGAAGTGCTCTCCGGAGCCTCCGGCCAGATGACCCTCACGGCGCAGTCGCTGGCCGAGGGCGCCGGCGACCAGGCCGCGGCGGCCCAGGAAACGACGGCCAGTCTCGACGAGATCGGGGCCACCGTGAGCCGGAACGCGGCGGAGAGCAGGGTGGTGGAGCGCAACGCCCTGCGCGCGGCCGAAGAGGCGGCGGCGGTCGGCAACGCGGTGCAGGAGTCCGTGGCGGCGATGCACGAGATCACGCAGCGGGTGAGCATCGTGGAGGAGATCGCCGAGCAGACGAACATGCTCGCCCTCAACGCGGCCATCGAGGCGGCTCGTGCGGGGGAGCAGGGGCGTGGGTTCGCGGTCGTGGCGGACGAGGTGAGGAAGCTGGCCGTGCGTGCCCAGCAGTCCGCGCAGGAGATCAGGGTGCTGGCCGCGGGCAGCATCGAGACCGTGGAACGCTCGAGCGGGCTGATCGTGGCGCTGGTGCCCACCATCCGCCTCACCACCGAGCAGATGCAGCGCGTCGCCGATGCATCGGACGAGCAGACCGCAAGCCTGGGCCACATCAACCGCGCGATGGAGCAGGTGGACCAGGTCGCCCAATCCAACGCAGCCGCCACCGAAGAGCTCGCCGCCACCGCCCAGGAGCTCTCCGCCCAGGCGGAGGCACTGCAGGAGCGCGTGCGGTATTTCCGAGTCGCGGCGCGGATGGGGTGAGTGCGTAAGTGCGTAAGTGCGTAAGTGCGTAAGTGCGTTGGTCCCCCCCATATCTGTCATCCTGAGCGACGCGCGGCACCAACCTCCGCGCGGCTCCAAACTCTGGCGCGGAGCGAAGGATCTACTGCGCGCAACGAGGGCCCCGTGGTCTCGCGCCGGCCTCTCGCCTCGCCGGCTAGATCCTTCGGTCGCCGCAGGAGTACGGCGCACGGCGGGCATCCGTCTGGCGGCTCCCTCAGGATGACAAGGGGTTGGGGGCAGCCGGCGTGGTTCACGCACTCACGCACTCACGCACTCACGCACTTCCCCCTCGCCTTGACACACCCGCCCACCCCCGTAGATTCCCGCCCGCATCTACCGCTCTACATTGCACTTGGACGGAGACGACCCCGTTGGCCGCACCTGCCGTGCTCATGCTGGAAGACGGACGCGTATTTGCCGGCGAGTCGTACGGAGCCGGGGGGACGGCGTTCGGCGAGGTGGTGTTCAACACCTCGATGACCGGGTACCAGGAGGTCCTCACCGACCCGTCGTACACCGGCCAGCTCGTGGCGATGACCTACCCGCTGATCGGCAACTACGGCGTCAACCCGGCGGACGAGGAGTCGGCGCGGCCGCAGGTGGCCGGCTTCATCCTCCACGAAGCGCCGCCGATGCACAGCAACTGGCGCGCGACCGAGCCGCTCCACGACTACCTCGAGCGCAGCGGCGTGGTGGCCATCCAGGGCGTCGACACGCGCGCCCTCACCCGCCACATCCGCTCGCGCGGGTCGATGCGCGCCGCCATCGCGCCGGCGGACGGGGCGGGCAACGCGCTCCTGGAGCGCATCCTCGCCCAGCCCTCCATGGCGGGCTTGGACCTGGCGGACGAGGTCTCCACGCACGAGCGCTACACCGTGACCCCCGCGGGCGAGCGGCGCTACCGGGTGCTGGCGTACGACTTCGGAGTCAAGAGCAACTCCCTGCAGCTCCTGGCCGACCGCGGCTGCGAGGTGACGGTGATCCCCTCGCACACGCCCGTGGAGGAGATCGTCGCGGCGGGGGCGGACGGGCTCTTCGTCTCCAATGGCCCCGGCGACCCGGAGGCGGTGCCCCACGCGCTGGACTCCATCCGCGAGCTGGGCGCACGCGACACGCCTGTCTTCGGGATCTGCCTGGGCCACCAGCTCATCTCACGCGCATTTGGGGCGACTACTTACAAGCTTCTGTACGGCCACCGGGGCGGCAACCACCCCGTGCGCCGCGTGAGCGACGGGGCGGTGGAGATCACCTCGCAGAACCATGGTTTCGCGGTGGAGGGAGACGAGAGCGGGATCCCCGGCGCGCCGGGGCTGCGCGTGACCCACGTCAACCTGAACGACGGCACCGTGGAGGGCGTGGAGCACACCGAGCAGCCCGTTTTCTCGGTGCAGTACCACCCCGAGGCGGCGCCGGGGCCGCACGACTCCGTCTATCTCTTTGACCGCTTTGTGGATGAGATGGAGCGCCGC
Protein-coding regions in this window:
- a CDS encoding methyl-accepting chemotaxis protein, whose product is MSALRASNEGLRHWSFRRKLVSGLAALCAVAALALAALTWSAASERGIAQRVARQELPGLGLVLNVDRDAHQVVLALHKAAGSPDPAARSRWLDTYAENITQTRERLKTYRALPRVREGSGELLDIADRTRDSLQMLGDEIAALARGGQLAAAAGRLPELEVKLERLRDPLGTLEEGHEADTEALSRRARTAAWVSWAATLASLLLLGLAVGAIAREMERQVTVPITRLVQVAEQLARGDLDVDVGRDRERRDEIGRLSSAMQTTVESEREIARVAARVAAGDLSVRVTPRSAQDRLSAALAEVVESEREMARIAEQIAAGDLTVTVPRRSGEDALSAALTSMVERLATVISDVRTGAEVLSGASGQMTLTAQSLAEGAGDQAAAAQETTASLDEIGATVSRNAAESRVVERNALRAAEEAAAVGNAVQESVAAMHEITQRVSIVEEIAEQTNMLALNAAIEAARAGEQGRGFAVVADEVRKLAVRAQQSAQEIRVLAAGSIETVERSSGLIVALVPTIRLTTEQMQRVADASDEQTASLGHINRAMEQVDQVAQSNAAATEELAATAQELSAQAEALQERVRYFRVAARMG
- the carA gene encoding glutamine-hydrolyzing carbamoyl-phosphate synthase small subunit, which produces MAAPAVLMLEDGRVFAGESYGAGGTAFGEVVFNTSMTGYQEVLTDPSYTGQLVAMTYPLIGNYGVNPADEESARPQVAGFILHEAPPMHSNWRATEPLHDYLERSGVVAIQGVDTRALTRHIRSRGSMRAAIAPADGAGNALLERILAQPSMAGLDLADEVSTHERYTVTPAGERRYRVLAYDFGVKSNSLQLLADRGCEVTVIPSHTPVEEIVAAGADGLFVSNGPGDPEAVPHALDSIRELGARDTPVFGICLGHQLISRAFGATTYKLLYGHRGGNHPVRRVSDGAVEITSQNHGFAVEGDESGIPGAPGLRVTHVNLNDGTVEGVEHTEQPVFSVQYHPEAAPGPHDSVYLFDRFVDEMERRRNLAGGDA